A part of Candidatus Palauibacter scopulicola genomic DNA contains:
- a CDS encoding MlaD family protein, giving the protein MRRSEPITWDQMRVGFVLIVSLVLLALCVLFVGRIGDVFGERYQLVALMESASGLRPGAPVQVAGRGVGQVERVEFIAPEERGDSEAAVAVWLGVNVDVREQIRRGSRARVRTQGLLGDRLIDIEPGSPDSAVLVPGDTIGTAPALSYDELLGQAADAVLGLTQLSNDLSATLERVSSGEGSLGRLLVDEALYDGLVDLNENLAAVLGPIADGEGSLARLLEDPELYDRLVSSTARFDTVTAALAAGEGTLGRMLASDSLYRAIASSATRANTILGLIEDGEGAVGQLIGDETLYEEFLKVVVDLNAFLAEVRADPGKFIPPIRVF; this is encoded by the coding sequence ATGCGACGGTCGGAACCGATCACCTGGGACCAGATGCGCGTGGGGTTCGTCCTCATCGTCTCTCTCGTCCTGCTCGCGCTGTGCGTGCTGTTCGTGGGCCGGATCGGGGACGTGTTCGGCGAGCGCTATCAGCTTGTCGCGCTGATGGAATCCGCGTCGGGGCTCCGCCCCGGAGCCCCCGTCCAGGTGGCCGGGCGAGGCGTCGGCCAGGTTGAGCGCGTGGAATTCATCGCACCGGAGGAGCGCGGTGACTCGGAGGCGGCGGTCGCGGTCTGGCTCGGAGTCAACGTGGATGTCCGCGAGCAGATCCGGCGCGGCTCGCGAGCCCGCGTGCGGACGCAGGGACTGCTCGGCGACCGTCTCATCGACATCGAACCGGGATCTCCCGACTCGGCGGTCCTCGTTCCGGGAGACACCATCGGAACGGCGCCCGCGCTGAGCTACGACGAACTCCTCGGGCAGGCGGCCGACGCCGTCCTCGGTCTCACGCAGCTCTCGAACGATCTTTCCGCGACGCTGGAGCGCGTCTCGAGCGGCGAGGGTTCGCTTGGACGCCTCCTTGTCGACGAAGCGCTCTACGACGGCCTCGTCGACCTCAACGAGAACCTCGCGGCCGTGCTGGGACCGATCGCGGACGGGGAGGGCTCGCTGGCCCGCCTGCTCGAGGATCCGGAGTTGTACGACCGCCTCGTGTCCTCCACCGCCCGCTTCGACACGGTGACGGCGGCGCTGGCGGCCGGCGAAGGGACGCTCGGGCGGATGCTGGCGTCGGACTCCCTGTATCGGGCGATCGCATCGTCCGCGACCCGGGCCAACACCATCCTTGGTCTTATCGAGGACGGCGAAGGGGCGGTTGGGCAGCTCATCGGCGACGAGACGCTGTACGAAGAGTTCCTCAAGGTCGTGGTGGA
- a CDS encoding ATP-binding cassette domain-containing protein: MSDRTPAGGPEPGSEAFEAELRDEIRRELETHGGGSAQPEIVELRDVWLSFGDHEVLRGVSLGVARGGTLCILGGSGVGKSTILRLMLRLLLPDRGEVLIEGRDISAVSRPEALALRERMGMVFQGSALFDSLNVFDNVAFPLYEHTKLGDDEVRDRVEEVLSFVDLDPTMVLPLLPSALSGGMRKRVAIARAIVHRPPILLFDEPTSGLDPITTRRIDELILKLRRELHVCVVVVTHDVRSAARIATETALLKDGKIIFSGTPEEMHATEDRYVRAFRG; encoded by the coding sequence GTGAGCGACCGCACGCCCGCCGGCGGGCCGGAGCCGGGAAGCGAGGCCTTCGAGGCGGAGTTGCGCGACGAGATTCGCCGCGAGCTGGAGACCCACGGAGGCGGATCCGCGCAGCCCGAGATCGTCGAACTGCGGGACGTGTGGCTCTCGTTCGGAGATCACGAGGTGCTGCGGGGCGTCTCGCTGGGCGTCGCGCGGGGCGGAACGCTCTGCATCCTCGGCGGGTCGGGGGTCGGGAAGTCGACGATCCTGCGCCTCATGCTCCGGCTCCTCCTCCCGGACCGCGGCGAGGTACTCATCGAGGGACGCGACATCAGCGCCGTTTCGCGTCCGGAGGCCCTGGCGCTGCGAGAACGGATGGGAATGGTGTTCCAGGGATCGGCTCTCTTCGATTCCCTGAACGTGTTCGACAACGTGGCCTTTCCGCTCTACGAGCATACGAAGCTGGGAGATGACGAAGTCCGGGACCGCGTGGAGGAGGTGCTGTCCTTCGTGGACCTCGACCCGACGATGGTTCTCCCGCTGCTTCCGTCCGCACTGTCCGGAGGTATGCGCAAGCGCGTCGCCATCGCGAGGGCGATCGTGCACCGCCCCCCCATCCTCCTGTTCGACGAACCGACGAGCGGGCTCGATCCGATCACGACGCGGAGGATCGATGAACTGATCCTGAAGCTGCGGCGGGAGCTTCATGTCTGCGTGGTCGTCGTGACCCACGATGTGCGGTCCGCGGCGAGAATCGCGACCGAGACCGCGCTCCTGAAGGACGGGAAGATTATCTTCAGCGGAACTCCGGAGGAGATGCACGCGACGGAAGACCGCTATGTTCGGGCTTTCCGGGGCTAA
- a CDS encoding ABC transporter permease, which yields MPNGSARRSAARLARDAALRMAFAVEAYFRLLVRVARACLSRPFYRGDLVQQMDTIGVASIFIVMLTGLFTGMVLALQAAVEMERFGATVYIGRLVGASTIRELGPVLTALIVTGRAGAGMAAALGAMRVTEQVDALRTMGVDPIRKLVVPRFLAALVMLPVVTIIGDAIAILGGLLIAVLTLDFTAELYINSVWETLAQTGFVFTVVPIDLIQGLGKPFAFGGIIALTSCFHGLRAEGGTEGVGRATTRAVVTSSILILAVDYFLTQILLAIFQW from the coding sequence GTGCCCAACGGCTCGGCTCGCCGTTCCGCCGCAAGACTCGCCCGCGATGCCGCACTCCGCATGGCCTTCGCGGTCGAGGCGTACTTCAGGCTTCTCGTGCGCGTGGCGAGGGCCTGTTTGAGTCGGCCCTTCTATCGCGGCGACCTCGTGCAGCAGATGGACACGATCGGGGTCGCCTCGATCTTCATCGTCATGCTGACGGGCCTCTTCACGGGGATGGTGCTCGCTCTCCAGGCCGCCGTGGAGATGGAACGTTTCGGGGCGACGGTCTACATCGGCCGACTGGTGGGGGCGAGCACGATCCGCGAACTCGGACCCGTCCTCACGGCGCTCATCGTCACCGGCCGCGCGGGGGCCGGCATGGCTGCGGCCCTGGGCGCGATGCGGGTCACGGAGCAGGTCGACGCGCTCCGGACGATGGGTGTGGACCCGATCCGGAAACTGGTGGTGCCGCGTTTCCTGGCCGCCCTCGTGATGCTCCCCGTGGTCACGATCATCGGCGATGCCATCGCCATCCTGGGCGGGCTCCTCATCGCCGTGCTGACGCTGGACTTCACGGCCGAGCTGTACATCAACTCCGTGTGGGAAACCCTCGCGCAGACCGGCTTCGTGTTCACGGTCGTCCCCATCGACCTGATTCAGGGACTGGGCAAGCCCTTCGCGTTCGGCGGGATCATCGCGCTCACGAGCTGTTTCCACGGTCTCAGGGCGGAGGGCGGTACGGAGGGGGTCGGGCGCGCGACGACGCGGGCCGTCGTGACGTCCTCCATTCTCATCCTCGCCGTGGATTACTTCCTCACCCAGATCCTGCTCGCCATCTTCCAATGGTGA
- a CDS encoding RidA family protein, with protein MQTGPVHTDHAPAAVGPYSQGYWAGELFYSAGQVGLVPSSGELVGPDVVSQAERVMTNLAAVLDEAGLAFGDVVKTTIFLADMGDFGAVNEVYARHFEPPFPARSTVAVGALPLGARVEIEVIGRARSG; from the coding sequence ATGCAGACCGGACCGGTCCACACCGACCATGCACCCGCCGCCGTCGGCCCCTACTCCCAGGGGTACTGGGCCGGCGAGCTGTTCTACTCCGCAGGGCAGGTGGGGCTGGTTCCGTCCAGCGGCGAGCTGGTGGGGCCCGACGTCGTATCCCAGGCGGAGCGCGTGATGACGAACCTCGCGGCCGTGCTGGACGAGGCGGGGCTCGCCTTCGGAGATGTCGTGAAGACGACGATCTTCCTCGCGGACATGGGCGATTTCGGTGCCGTGAACGAGGTCTACGCCCGCCATTTCGAGCCCCCGTTTCCCGCGCGCTCGACGGTCGCCGTGGGTGCGCTGCCCCTGGGGGCCCGGGTCGAGATCGAGGTGATCGGGCGCGCCCGATCGGGGTGA
- a CDS encoding UDP-2,3-diacylglucosamine diphosphatase: MPERTVVVSDIHLGAVAEENARAFLAFLEEAKRWGDELLINGDLFDFWFEYRQVIPRGQLDVLARLRNLVEGGMPVLFMGGNHDAWGGSFLRDEVGVEILEEPALRRIAGRRAYIAHGDGLGPADRGYRVLRRAARSPLARGLFRWVHPDLGVPLARLASGTRRAQAGGARSESPRASLLARHAVEVLTAHEDVDLVVFGHSHRPEVTELAPGRFYLNSGDWLHHNSFAVVTPDEIRLESYQGPGAG; this comes from the coding sequence ATGCCCGAACGCACCGTCGTCGTGTCCGACATCCACCTCGGGGCCGTCGCCGAGGAGAACGCGCGCGCGTTTCTTGCCTTCCTCGAGGAGGCGAAGCGCTGGGGCGACGAACTCCTGATCAACGGCGACCTGTTCGACTTCTGGTTCGAATACCGGCAGGTGATCCCGCGCGGGCAGCTCGACGTGCTCGCCCGCTTGCGGAACCTCGTGGAAGGCGGCATGCCGGTGCTGTTCATGGGCGGGAACCACGACGCGTGGGGGGGGAGCTTCCTCCGTGACGAGGTCGGGGTCGAAATCCTCGAAGAGCCGGCGCTGCGACGCATCGCCGGGCGGCGGGCGTACATCGCGCACGGCGATGGACTCGGCCCCGCGGACCGGGGTTACCGGGTCCTGCGCCGGGCCGCCCGCAGTCCGTTGGCACGCGGGCTCTTTCGCTGGGTCCACCCCGACCTCGGGGTCCCCCTCGCGCGGCTCGCCAGCGGTACACGGCGGGCGCAGGCGGGGGGGGCGAGGAGCGAGTCGCCCCGGGCGTCGCTCCTCGCGCGGCACGCGGTCGAGGTGCTGACCGCTCACGAGGATGTGGACCTCGTCGTGTTCGGACACTCGCACCGGCCGGAGGTCACCGAACTCGCACCGGGGAGGTTCTACCTCAACTCGGGTGACTGGCTCCATCACAACAGCTTCGCCGTCGTGACACCGGACGAGATCCGCCTCGAATCGTACCAGGGACCCGGCGCAGGCTGA
- a CDS encoding thioesterase family protein has protein sequence MEGANGVGTTEVRVRYAETDQMGRAHHRHYLVWCELGRTTLMRERGVSYAELERGGLWLPVSRVEVEYRIPVEYDELIRIHTRVERVRSREVVFAYRIARASDDATLARARTALVCTDARGRPHRFPEAVRRQLQTLPAVAAPPTAT, from the coding sequence ATGGAAGGCGCAAACGGAGTCGGAACGACGGAAGTACGCGTACGGTATGCCGAGACCGACCAGATGGGGCGTGCGCACCACCGCCACTACCTCGTCTGGTGCGAACTCGGACGCACGACGCTCATGCGCGAGCGCGGCGTGTCGTACGCGGAACTCGAGCGCGGAGGCCTCTGGCTCCCGGTGTCCCGGGTCGAGGTCGAATACCGGATCCCGGTCGAGTACGACGAACTCATCCGCATCCACACCCGGGTGGAACGCGTCCGCAGCCGCGAGGTCGTGTTCGCCTACCGGATCGCGCGCGCCTCCGACGACGCGACGCTCGCCCGCGCCCGCACGGCCCTCGTGTGCACCGATGCGCGGGGCCGTCCGCACCGCTTTCCGGAGGCCGTGAGGCGGCAACTGCAGACTCTGCCGGCCGTCGCCGCCCCGCCGACCGCCACATGA
- the lptE gene encoding LPS assembly lipoprotein LptE codes for MSCRFRAGAMAAIAMLAVLAGCYGFSGGGGLPSHMRTVWVAPIENESTQFGIAESLMDELLTAARQRLGLRLASEEEADAVITAQIRRYADEAVNFDAVGGVGADVFQRRVTVSVSVEILDVAENLIIWGNQSLTGTGEYEPGAETEDQALIVALENLVQQIVDGAQSQW; via the coding sequence ATGTCCTGCCGATTCCGCGCCGGAGCGATGGCCGCGATCGCGATGCTCGCCGTGCTGGCCGGGTGCTACGGTTTCTCCGGCGGCGGCGGGCTGCCCAGCCACATGCGCACCGTGTGGGTCGCCCCGATCGAGAACGAGAGCACTCAGTTCGGCATCGCGGAGTCGCTGATGGACGAACTCCTCACGGCGGCGCGCCAGCGGCTGGGGCTGCGGCTCGCGTCCGAGGAGGAAGCCGACGCGGTCATCACGGCGCAGATCCGGCGCTACGCCGATGAGGCGGTCAACTTCGACGCGGTCGGGGGCGTGGGCGCGGACGTCTTCCAGCGTCGCGTCACCGTCAGCGTTTCCGTGGAGATCCTCGATGTGGCCGAGAACCTCATCATCTGGGGCAATCAGAGCCTGACCGGGACCGGCGAGTATGAACCCGGGGCGGAAACCGAAGACCAGGCGTTGATCGTCGCGCTGGAGAACCTCGTCCAGCAGATCGTCGACGGAGCGCAATCGCAGTGGTAG
- a CDS encoding Na+/H+ antiporter subunit E, whose product MTYAVGLVAILAAVWLIWSGHFENPVILSLGAVSIGLVVFISLRMRIVDDEGAPIQLPLGLVRYLPWLVIEIVKANVAVALRIVSPGLPIQPRVIRVRAGQRTDIGRVIYANSITLTPGTVTVDTEGDHITVHALTREAAEGVLSGEMDRRVARVEGRG is encoded by the coding sequence GTGACGTACGCCGTCGGCCTCGTCGCCATCCTGGCGGCCGTATGGCTCATCTGGTCGGGGCACTTCGAAAACCCGGTCATTCTAAGTCTGGGGGCGGTGTCCATCGGGCTCGTCGTCTTCATCTCGCTCCGCATGAGGATTGTCGATGACGAGGGGGCACCGATCCAGCTCCCGCTGGGGCTGGTCCGCTATCTGCCCTGGCTGGTGATCGAGATCGTGAAGGCGAATGTCGCCGTAGCCCTGCGCATCGTGAGCCCCGGGCTGCCGATCCAGCCCCGCGTGATACGGGTGCGGGCCGGGCAGCGCACGGACATCGGTCGGGTCATCTACGCGAACTCGATCACGCTCACGCCCGGCACCGTGACGGTCGACACGGAAGGCGATCACATCACGGTCCACGCCCTCACCCGCGAGGCGGCGGAAGGCGTGCTCTCGGGCGAGATGGACCGGCGGGTGGCGCGGGTCGAGGGGCGCGGATGA
- a CDS encoding monovalent cation/H+ antiporter complex subunit F yields the protein MTLAAVVAAIIVTMGLALVRAAKGPTVFDRILALNMFGTKTVLLIAVIGFVTGRPDFLDLGLVYALINFIGVIAVLRFSKYGNFADPDREKAT from the coding sequence ATGACCCTCGCCGCCGTGGTCGCCGCGATCATCGTCACGATGGGACTCGCTCTCGTCCGGGCCGCGAAGGGTCCCACGGTCTTCGACCGCATCCTCGCGCTGAACATGTTCGGGACGAAGACCGTGCTGCTGATCGCGGTCATCGGATTCGTGACGGGCCGGCCGGATTTTCTCGACCTCGGACTCGTCTACGCCCTCATCAACTTCATCGGCGTCATCGCGGTGCTCAGATTCTCGAAGTACGGCAATTTCGCGGACCCGGACCGGGAGAAGGCGACGTGA
- the mnhG gene encoding monovalent cation/H(+) antiporter subunit G, which produces MPESAFEIVSAVLMLTGALFAVIGGIGVVRLPDFFCRIHGAGITDTLGAGLILTGLMFLSPGWIVTAKLVSILVFLWITSPTSTHALANAALETGLRPYVDEAEEA; this is translated from the coding sequence ATGCCGGAGTCCGCGTTCGAGATCGTGAGCGCCGTGCTCATGCTGACGGGCGCCCTCTTCGCCGTCATCGGCGGGATCGGGGTCGTGCGCCTGCCCGACTTCTTCTGCCGCATCCACGGGGCCGGGATCACGGACACGCTCGGAGCGGGGCTCATCCTCACCGGGCTCATGTTCCTGTCGCCCGGGTGGATCGTGACCGCCAAGCTGGTTTCGATTCTCGTCTTCCTCTGGATCACGAGCCCGACATCCACGCACGCACTGGCCAATGCCGCGCTGGAGACCGGACTCCGACCGTACGTCGACGAGGCGGAGGAGGCGTGA
- a CDS encoding DUF4040 domain-containing protein — MRGLFAAVMLMGIFSFLGAGWMLLLDAPDVALTEAAVGAGISTILALATLALTTRKAKRPVRPAVLPLAVVTITGVALVYGTLDMPRFGDPEAPASNYPLPSYVERTDHDIHIPNVVTAVLGSYRGYDTLGETVVIFTAGIAVLVLLRGSRKRRPAADGGEDDA; from the coding sequence ATGCGCGGGCTGTTCGCGGCCGTGATGTTGATGGGCATTTTCAGCTTCCTCGGCGCCGGCTGGATGCTCCTGCTGGATGCTCCCGACGTCGCCCTCACCGAGGCCGCCGTCGGCGCCGGGATCTCGACGATTCTCGCGCTCGCCACTCTGGCCCTCACCACGCGCAAGGCCAAGCGGCCGGTGCGACCCGCGGTGTTGCCGCTGGCCGTGGTGACGATCACGGGCGTCGCGCTCGTGTACGGCACGCTGGACATGCCGCGGTTCGGCGACCCCGAGGCCCCGGCCAGCAACTATCCGCTGCCCTCGTACGTCGAGCGGACGGACCACGACATCCACATCCCGAACGTCGTCACCGCCGTGCTTGGCAGCTACCGCGGCTACGACACGCTCGGAGAAACGGTCGTCATCTTCACCGCCGGCATCGCGGTGCTCGTTCTCCTCCGCGGAAGCCGCAAACGCCGGCCCGCGGCGGACGGCGGGGAGGACGACGCGTGA
- a CDS encoding Na(+)/H(+) antiporter subunit B: MTDHTILRVVSKFLLPYVLLFALYVQFHGDYGPGGGFQAGVIFAAGFVLYGLIYGLTAVRRVAPERVIEILIAVGVLIFAGTGVLTMLRGGNFLEYGVLTPAYPSSGQHYGILVVELGVGVTVAAVIIAIYSTFAGRGRQ, from the coding sequence GTGACCGATCACACCATCCTGCGCGTGGTCAGCAAGTTCCTGCTGCCGTATGTCCTCCTCTTCGCCCTGTACGTCCAGTTCCACGGCGACTACGGACCGGGCGGAGGGTTCCAGGCCGGCGTCATCTTCGCGGCCGGGTTCGTGCTCTACGGGCTGATCTACGGACTCACGGCCGTGCGCCGCGTGGCGCCGGAGCGAGTGATCGAAATCCTGATCGCGGTCGGCGTGCTCATCTTCGCCGGCACGGGCGTTCTTACGATGCTTCGGGGCGGCAACTTCCTCGAGTACGGCGTCCTGACGCCGGCGTATCCGTCGTCGGGACAGCACTACGGGATCCTCGTCGTCGAACTCGGCGTCGGAGTGACGGTCGCCGCGGTGATCATCGCGATCTATTCGACCTTCGCGGGACGCGGGCGCCAGTGA
- a CDS encoding cation:proton antiporter subunit C, with amino-acid sequence MIESIFDSALGLYNYWVVIFLMMTGFYIVISRGNLIKKVIGLNIFQVSVFLFYITVGKVSGGTAPITAEGFEVYSNPLPSVLILTAIVVGVATTSVALSLVVRIREAYETIEEDEIYAQDDPR; translated from the coding sequence GTGATCGAGTCCATCTTCGACTCCGCGCTCGGACTGTACAACTACTGGGTCGTCATCTTCCTGATGATGACGGGGTTCTACATCGTCATCTCGCGCGGGAACCTCATCAAGAAGGTCATCGGACTCAACATCTTCCAGGTCTCGGTCTTCCTCTTCTACATCACCGTCGGAAAGGTCAGCGGAGGCACGGCACCGATCACGGCCGAGGGGTTCGAGGTCTACAGCAACCCGCTCCCCAGCGTCCTCATCCTGACCGCGATCGTCGTGGGCGTCGCGACGACCTCCGTCGCCCTCTCGCTCGTCGTCCGCATCCGTGAAGCGTACGAGACGATCGAGGAGGACGAGATCTACGCGCAGGACGACCCCCGATGA
- a CDS encoding monovalent cation/H+ antiporter subunit D family protein codes for MNWLTSAVGDQLPVLQVVIPLLAAPLCIILRRRSLVLPFAIIVCWAAFGVSVALLQEVLEVGAITYELGGWAAPWGIEYRVDALGAFVLLFVSGIGALVLTYAPRSLIDEVPAGRQYLFCTLYLLSLTGLLGIAITGDLFNVFVFLEIAALSSYALIALGGRRQALPAAFQYLVMGTIGATFILIGIGLMYQMTGTLNMVDMADRLPAVEGMRTALVAFGFLTVGIALKMALFPLHVWLPNAYAYAPSVVSAFIAATSTKVSVYILLRFMFSVFGLEFSFEHLGLGRALMPLALAGIFVASTVAIFQRNIKRMLAYSSVAQVGYMVLGISFATATGLTGGIVHLFNHALIKGGLFMAMGCIMLRLHSVDLDDMAGIGRAMPWTMAAWALGGLGLIGVPATAGFISKWYLIEAALEQGSVLVAVLLLLSSLLALVYVWRVVETAFFHEPSERAREAREAPLSMLVPTWVLLGATVFFGIYTAYSAGVAEQAAEAVLGGLR; via the coding sequence ATGAACTGGCTGACCTCGGCGGTCGGAGATCAACTGCCGGTCCTGCAGGTCGTCATTCCGCTCCTGGCGGCGCCGCTCTGCATCATCCTGCGGCGGCGCTCCCTGGTGCTGCCCTTCGCGATCATCGTGTGCTGGGCCGCGTTCGGCGTCTCCGTCGCGTTGCTCCAGGAGGTGCTCGAGGTCGGCGCCATCACCTACGAACTGGGGGGCTGGGCCGCGCCGTGGGGCATCGAGTATCGCGTCGACGCCCTCGGCGCCTTCGTGCTTCTCTTCGTGTCGGGAATCGGCGCGCTCGTGCTGACCTATGCGCCGCGCAGTCTGATCGATGAGGTTCCCGCCGGCCGGCAATACCTCTTCTGCACGCTCTACCTGCTCTCCCTCACCGGCCTGCTCGGAATCGCGATTACCGGCGACCTCTTCAACGTCTTCGTCTTCCTCGAGATTGCGGCGCTCTCCTCGTACGCCCTGATCGCGCTCGGAGGGCGCAGGCAGGCGCTGCCCGCGGCGTTCCAGTACCTGGTCATGGGTACGATCGGGGCCACGTTCATCCTCATCGGCATCGGTCTCATGTACCAGATGACCGGGACGCTGAACATGGTCGACATGGCCGACCGGCTGCCCGCCGTCGAGGGCATGCGGACGGCGCTCGTCGCCTTCGGCTTCCTCACCGTGGGCATTGCCCTGAAGATGGCGCTCTTCCCGCTCCACGTCTGGCTGCCCAACGCCTACGCGTACGCGCCGTCCGTCGTCAGCGCCTTTATCGCGGCGACCTCGACCAAGGTCTCCGTCTACATCCTGCTGCGCTTCATGTTCAGCGTGTTCGGGCTCGAATTCTCGTTCGAGCACCTCGGGCTGGGGCGCGCGCTCATGCCGCTCGCCCTGGCCGGGATCTTCGTGGCCTCCACGGTCGCGATCTTTCAGCGCAACATTAAGCGGATGCTCGCCTATTCGTCGGTGGCCCAGGTCGGATACATGGTCCTGGGAATCAGCTTCGCGACGGCGACCGGGCTCACCGGGGGCATCGTCCACCTGTTCAACCACGCGCTCATCAAGGGCGGGCTCTTCATGGCCATGGGGTGCATCATGCTGCGGCTGCACTCCGTCGACCTCGATGACATGGCCGGGATCGGACGCGCGATGCCGTGGACGATGGCCGCGTGGGCGCTCGGTGGCCTCGGCCTCATCGGGGTCCCGGCGACGGCGGGCTTCATCAGCAAGTGGTACCTCATCGAGGCGGCGTTGGAGCAGGGCAGCGTCCTCGTCGCGGTCCTCCTGCTCCTCAGTTCGCTGCTGGCCCTCGTCTACGTGTGGCGCGTGGTCGAGACCGCCTTCTTCCACGAACCGAGCGAGCGGGCGCGCGAGGCGCGCGAGGCGCCGCTTTCGATGCTGGTCCCGACGTGGGTGCTGCTCGGCGCGACGGTCTTTTTCGGCATCTACACGGCGTACTCGGCGGGCGTGGCGGAGCAGGCGGCGGAGGCCGTGCTCGGCGGGCTCCGGTGA
- a CDS encoding monovalent cation/H+ antiporter subunit D family protein → MSGMVPLYWALAIPLAGAVLIALFGRWPNIREAVTLATGAALFWFVASLLPHVLAGATPGVLMVRLLPGGLSLVLRLEPLGMLFALVAAGLWIVTSLYSIGYMRGHAEVHQTRFYVCFAVSICAAMGVALAGNLLTLFLFYEVLTLSTYPLVSHHGTPKAMKGARTYLGILVTTSVAFLLLAVAWTWVLAGTLDFRVGGILAGQASDGVLLVLLALFVFGTGKAALMPVHRWLPAAMVAPTPVSALLHAVAVVKAGVFTIMKVVIYIFGLDLLSATGISVWLMYAAGFTVIAGSLVAMAQDNLKRRLAYSTVSQLSYIVLGAALANAWGVVGGSMHILMHAFGKITLFFCAGAIYVAAHKTEISDMRGLGRAMPITMAAFLIGALSVIGVPPLGGSWSKWYLALGALDAGQILFVAVLMVSSLLNIAYLVPIPIRAFFSKPADGSDPPRFKEAPAFCVAALSFTAVGCIVLFFLADDVYRLLVPLGGG, encoded by the coding sequence GTGAGCGGCATGGTGCCGCTGTACTGGGCGCTGGCGATCCCGCTCGCCGGCGCCGTGCTCATCGCCCTGTTCGGCCGCTGGCCCAACATCCGGGAAGCCGTCACGCTCGCCACCGGCGCGGCGCTCTTCTGGTTCGTCGCGTCGCTCCTGCCGCACGTCCTTGCCGGCGCGACCCCCGGGGTGCTCATGGTGCGGCTGCTTCCCGGCGGCCTCTCCCTCGTGCTCCGGCTGGAGCCCCTCGGGATGCTCTTCGCCCTGGTCGCGGCCGGGCTCTGGATCGTCACTTCGCTGTACTCGATCGGCTACATGCGGGGACACGCGGAGGTGCACCAGACGCGGTTCTACGTCTGTTTCGCGGTCTCCATTTGCGCCGCCATGGGCGTGGCGCTCGCGGGCAACCTGCTCACGCTGTTCCTCTTCTATGAGGTGCTGACGCTCTCGACCTACCCGCTCGTCTCGCACCACGGGACGCCGAAGGCGATGAAGGGCGCCCGCACGTATCTGGGCATCCTCGTCACCACATCCGTCGCGTTTCTGCTCCTCGCGGTCGCGTGGACCTGGGTGCTCGCCGGCACGCTCGACTTCCGCGTCGGGGGGATCCTGGCCGGCCAGGCGAGCGACGGCGTGCTCCTCGTCCTGCTCGCGCTCTTCGTGTTCGGGACGGGGAAGGCCGCCCTCATGCCGGTCCATCGCTGGCTGCCCGCCGCCATGGTCGCGCCGACGCCCGTGAGCGCGCTCCTGCACGCGGTCGCGGTCGTGAAGGCCGGCGTGTTCACGATCATGAAGGTCGTCATCTACATCTTCGGTCTCGACCTGCTGAGCGCGACCGGGATCAGCGTGTGGCTCATGTACGCCGCCGGCTTCACCGTCATCGCGGGCTCGCTCGTGGCCATGGCGCAGGACAATCTCAAGCGGCGCCTCGCATATTCCACGGTGAGCCAGCTCTCCTACATCGTCCTCGGGGCGGCGCTCGCGAACGCCTGGGGCGTGGTCGGCGGCAGCATGCACATCCTCATGCACGCCTTCGGCAAGATCACCCTCTTCTTCTGCGCCGGCGCGATCTACGTCGCGGCGCACAAGACGGAGATCAGCGACATGCGCGGGCTGGGCCGCGCGATGCCGATCACGATGGCGGCCTTCCTCATCGGGGCCCTCAGCGTCATCGGCGTCCCGCCCCTCGGCGGGAGCTGGAGCAAGTGGTACCTGGCACTCGGGGCGCTCGACGCCGGGCAGATCCTCTTCGTCGCCGTCCTCATGGTCAGTTCGCTGCTGAACATCGCGTACCTCGTCCCGATCCCCATCCGGGCGTTCTTCTCGAAACCCGCCGACGGGTCGGACCCGCCGCGCTTCAAGGAGGCGCCGGCGTTCTGCGTCGCGGCGCTCTCGTTCACGGCGGTCGGCTGCATCGTCCTCTTTTTCCTCGCGGACGATGTGTACCGCCTGCTCGTCCCCCTGGGCGGAGGGTAA